In Felis catus isolate Fca126 chromosome A3, F.catus_Fca126_mat1.0, whole genome shotgun sequence, a single genomic region encodes these proteins:
- the PRND gene encoding prion-like protein doppel has translation MRKHLGGCWLAIVCVLLFSQLSAVKARGIKHRIKWNRKTLPSISQVTEAHTAEIRPGAFIRQGRKLDIDLGAEGNRYYEANYWQFPDGIHYNGCSEANVTKEKFVTSCINATQVANQEELSREKQDDKLYQRVLWRLIRELCSVKHCDFWLERGAGLRVTLDQPVMLCPLVFIWFIVT, from the coding sequence ATGAGGAAGCATCTGGGCGGATGCTGGTTGGCCATTGTCTGCGTCCTGCTGTTCAGCCAGCTCTCGGCAGTCAAGGCAAGAGGCATAAAGCACAGAATCAAGTGGAACCGGAAGACTTTGCCCAGCATCTCCCAGGTCACGGAGGCGCACACGGCTGAGATCCGCCCTGGGGCCTTCATCAGGCAGGGCCGGAAGCTTGATATCGACCTTGGCGCTGAAGGCAACAGGTACTACGAGGCCAACTACTGGCAGTTCCCCGATGGGATCCACTACAATGGCTGCTCCGAGGCCAACGTGACCAAGGAGAAGTTTGTCACCAGCTGCATCAACGCCACCCAGGTGGCCAACCAGGAGGAGCTGTCCCGCGAGAAACAAGACGACAAGCTTTACCAGCGGGTCCTGTGGCGGCTGATCAGGGAGCTCTGCTCTGTCAAGCACTGTGATTTTTGGCTGGAAAGGGGAGCGGGACTTCGGGTCACCCTAGACCAGCCTGTGATGCTCTGCCCGCTAGTTTTCATTTGGTTTATTGTGACATAA